ACAAAACTCTGTTTGGATAGATGCTGAAATGTACAACAGACACAGCATCTATCCAAACAGTTTTGTacctgtaaatgttttatttgaatttattttacatacaaacatgaaaaaaaaagtctgatttATGTCTGTGTCTAAGGGCAGCACAAGTGGCTCAGTGGGAAACACTGTCTCCTCTCAACAAGAAGGTTCCTGGTTTGAGTCTCAGCTGAGCCAGAAAGTCTTTCCTGCAGATCTGGATCATCAATAAGTAACCTTCACAATCTGACCAAAATTTCTCATGCAACTTTTGCTGTAACAAATGTGCTTCATAATcacacagttacagcagccttacctccataacggtgacttcaaactttattattttcaataaaacagtgcTAAAGCTTCCTGGAGATTAAATGAGGGCTGCTCGTGCAGGGCCAGCGCTAAGGGGCCAACGTTTTGCCAATGAGCAAATTCTCAGGGGCAAATGAGCAAATTCTCAGGGGCAAATGGGCAAATTCTCAGGCTTGTTTGCAGGGAAAACATCTACAAAATAACAtatcaaacaaaataatgtccttatttgcatatttgtcaCTGATTGGATGAACGCCACACGCAATTTGCTTACATAAGGGCTCTAGTGTTGAGCATTCTCATATTAAACATGGGTGAATTTACTGTCAAGTTTTCctgaatggacatttcagaCTATAAAGGCAAGAATGAAACTCTCTTATTCAACTCCAATTGTCGCATTTTTTTATTCGTTTGATATTTCCCCCCTCAAACTGAAACTACTGTTTATATAACGTGGTGTTTCCATGAATGTCCAAATCACATGAATATGAGGCATGTTATTAGTTGTCCGTTGCTAACATTGCATTGTTTCAAACTGGCACCACAATGCGGGGTTAACAGCCCAAAAGCAGTGCTAAACCTGCTtcggagcagggtttcataaccttGGGTAAATAGCAGtgctaaattacaagtgtgaaacgttcctttacccggggtgtTTAGAATGATGTGTGAAAAGCCCTCAATAGTGATACATATGGATAAGAAATTAGAATATAAATTGAACAAAATTcataataaagatattttttagaTATTGTTTATTTTGGAGAAATACCATCATGGGGTTGATGTTAATTTCACACTTGAAACCGCTGGTCTGAACTCGGATGATGTTTTGATGTGTTGTCACTTCTTGCAGCTGGTTGGGGCAGATTTATATAGAAGAGACAGATTTTATTGCTCTATGCATTATTGGGTCTTGTTTGGTGAGGACGCAGTATGAATGCGCTGGATCTGAAGGTGAACTACTTATTGTGATTTCAgacatttgttttttgtatgaCTGCGTAAAGAAGATAATTgactgaaactcttcccacatggAGGGCAGTGATACGGCTTcactccagtgtggatcctctcatgtttTTTCAGATAATCTGACCatttgaatctcttgtcacagtgtgaacacttgtaaggtttttctgcGGTGTGGATCTTCTCATGTATTCTTAGATATTCTGACCatttgaatctcttgtcacagagtgaacacttgtaaggtttttcttcACTGTGAATTCTCTGGTGCTTTTTCAGTTCAGCATCTCTAACAAAAGTCTTCCCACAATCAAAGCACATATGATCCTTCACACCATTGTGCCTTTTCTGGTGTAAATTTAGAGTACCTGACTGACTAaagctctttccacacaaaGTACACGTGTAAGGCTTCTCCTGTGTGTGAACTTTCATGTGGTCCTTCAGCGCATCTGCcctaaaaaagtttttaccacactgatcacagttaaatggtCTTTCTCCAGAATGACAACGCAGGTGTATTTTAAAAGTGCATGCCTttctgaaactcttcccacactgatcacatatgtgtggcttctctccagtgtggattgtCATGTGTTCTTTAAGTGATCCTTTTTTCGTGAAACTCatcccacactgatcacacgtgTGCGGCCTCTCTCCGCTGTGGATTTTCACGTGATCCGTAAGTGTTCCCTTtaatgtgaaactctttccgcactgatcacatgtgtgaGGCTTCTCTCCGCTGTGGATTTTCATGTGATCCTTAAGGGTTCCTTTTTTTGTGAAACTTTTCccgcactgatcacatgtgtgcAAATTCTTTCCAGTGTGGATTTTCATGTGATCCCTAAGGCTTCCTTTTAATGtgtaactctttccacactgagggcaggtgaaaGATTTTTTGGCTCTTTTTTCCaataaaaatttacttttaGTCTGTGAGCAAGATTTTTCTCCAGTTTTGACATGATGATTTTTTACCTCCACTTCACTCAGTTCTTCATTCTCTTTCACCAGGACTAAAATGAAAGGAAGTTTTAATCTGGTGTAAAAGCAGAAAGTAGACAACTGCTATACAATattataatcatttttattatttttatatattaatttcatgTCCCTGCAGCTTTCCATGAATTCTTGAATTTTATGTTCTTCAGCATGAAGAATCAAGAATAAAACACCAACCTttttgttcttcagtatcttTATGTTTCATTTTGCAGGGTTTTGAATCACTCATGTTCTCAAAGTTTTTTTTCATAAACTCTCTCTTCACTTGTAGGCTGATGGGAACATTCCAGCTTTTATTGTTGAAATGTCATAGGGAGAAGGTTCACAGGAGGTGAACTGTTGGGTGGACAATCCAACTATAATGTAAGAAAAGGAAAGAATAAATAAACTTcgaaataaatgtacatatttgtaAGCaacaataaataacacaaatttaACTGGTCACTTAGCTGAGTATTTGCTCATTTCTTTTTAGTGTTATTGCTGTTTCTACATGTAACATGCCTAAAAGACTACATAAAAGACTACACTTGAATAAATGCTTAAGAGATGTAACTATAGTAGATATCAAAAGTGGGGAGTAGTTTTGAgatgaataaaacattaaaaatacatcaaaacagACAAACGACACCCATTTTTAGAGCAGTTGGCAGTATAGTACAATAGGTAAACATACGTACAGCAGTTGTGTACATTTCAATCTAAATAATAACTATGTTAATAACAACAAAGGTATTAGATCAATAAATTGTTACTGTTTTGAATGTTTAGAAACTACAGCGATCATAAAACCTTCGTTAAAATTGTACCACAAagcaatattttaatgtttccagAGTCAAATCTTTCTTATTTACCCACATCAAAGTCTAAAAGGGACTTTGCAACATTCTCGCATTTTTTGTACCTCGTGATGGATTTAAAACATCGCGTGTCGCTCCTCACAGGCTAGAAGTACTTAGCAGTAACGcttaaagtatatattttattttaacaatgtaactaaaaatatatatttttatatttgtgtaaatatACCGCGCGCAGCTCATCTCACTCCAGAAGACTCGCAACTGACTTGGCGATGACGTCATCACCACGAGACGAAATCAGTTTATAAAAAACTTAACAAATACCCccccaaaaataataataaaataaaaaagtatttaaaacaacacaacaacaaaaggaGCATTGTCACTTTGTCTAAACGCCATGTAGCCTAACTGAAATGCTCAGCGAGAACTATTAAAAGCATCTTAGACATCGAGTTTATATGAGTCAGACACTAGAGGGCGCTATAGACTAGATTTAAAATCTAGTGCATGTCTCCCATGTTTAGCACTGTCATGTGTCTtatcttgtttttctttgttaaatTAGAAGGCTACAATAATTCTCATTATACCCAAGCCATTTGTTAAAACAGATCAATATATgctgtttaaattcatttttatatacagCGTAAATTGCTCATTTATAAAACTATGTTTGAAGTACAGATGGCGTACAGTTCTTATGTACATGTTCGACGAGCATGTATGATTTCCACTGAACTACAGTTCTTTAAAAGTAATGTCACGCTCTTTGGAATCGCGTCAAGAACAACAGCAACTCTCTTGGTTTAACTGGCAATTGGAATTTTTGGAGAAATTCAGTATATGAAAACAAATACCCATGGGAATTAACCAACTGTCttactaaaataatgtttgaagTACAGATGGCGTACAGTTAGTCATTTAAACTTCAAACTTTGTCCATTATTCTGCCATCATATTCTAGTAAATGGTGGAAAAACAcactttgatttaaaaaaaaaaaaaaaaaaaagcacttttttgttgttgttttttgcacaGACAAAGCACTCACATCACTTCACAAAATTgaagttaaaccactggagtgacaaggattactttaatgatgtctttaccatctttctggggcttgaaagtagtagttgcatagctgtcaatggagggagagaaagctttcagatttcatcagaaagatctgtatttgtat
The DNA window shown above is from Ctenopharyngodon idella isolate HZGC_01 chromosome 10, HZGC01, whole genome shotgun sequence and carries:
- the LOC127519787 gene encoding gastrula zinc finger protein XlCGF8.2DB-like; the protein is MKKNFENMSDSKPCKMKHKDTEEQKVLVKENEELSEVEVKNHHVKTGEKSCSQTKSKFLLEKRAKKSFTCPQCGKSYTLKGSLRDHMKIHTGKNLHTCDQCGKSFTKKGTLKDHMKIHSGEKPHTCDQCGKSFTLKGTLTDHVKIHSGERPHTCDQCGMSFTKKGSLKEHMTIHTGEKPHICDQCGKSFRKACTFKIHLRCHSGERPFNCDQCGKNFFRADALKDHMKVHTQEKPYTCTLCGKSFSQSGTLNLHQKRHNGVKDHMCFDCGKTFVRDAELKKHQRIHSEEKPYKCSLCDKRFKWSEYLRIHEKIHTAEKPYKCSHCDKRFKWSDYLKKHERIHTGVKPYHCPPCGKSFSQLSSLRSHTKNKCLKSQ